GGATTACGCAACGCACAATCCGTCATGAAATATAGCCATCTATGAGATGTGTGTAGAGCCGCCTATTACCGGCACGGCGAGGTGGACCGGCCCATTGTTGCGGCTGCGTTCCAGGCTGCGGTCGAGGCTGATGAGCTTGCGTTTGGCGGCTTCGAGACTGACCTCGAGGCCTTGGACTTCACCGAGCCAGCCGTTCATCCGGGCTTCGGAGATGCGCTCGCCGAGGTTGCGGATGATCTCGATGAGGCGGGGACGTTGCCGCGGCGAGACGCGCAGCATCGCACACCTCAAGCACGCGTGCTCATGCTGGCAAGACGATCCGTAGGGCCTGCCGCAGTCTCCCATGGCCACCTTGCGTAGCTGGAAGTGTTGCTGGAACTCGCGCCATTCTTCTTCGGTGGGCTCGCGGTATTCTTCGGCTGGCCGGGTGGCTCGGCGTTTGTCGAGGAACGCCCGGTAAGAGCGAATCAGATCGTCTTGAAACACCGCGGTGTAGGTTTCCGTGGTGGCCAGGTTCTTATGGCCGAGTAGCCGGGCCGCGATGTGCACGGGAAGGCCACCGGTCACGGCCTCGGTCGCAAAGCACCTTCGGAAATCGTGGGGTCGCCATGCCAGCGGCTGGCCGGTCGCGTCGCGCATACCTGCCGCGGCAAGCGCCGTGTTGATCAGCCTATAGACAGTGCGGGGGCTCATCGCCTCGCGCCGGGCTCCGTGCGCCCGCTGGAACAGATGCGGCAGCGGCGGTCCGGTCAGGCGTTCGTGCTGGTCGTAACGGGCGACCAGCGGAACGGCGCCGGCATTGCCAGCGCGGAGTCTGGTGATCACGGTGGCCAGGACGCTGGCCAGTTCGGGGCTGACCAGCAGCAGGCGCTCTTCATTGCCTTTGGAGGGCACGATCTGTAACAGCGGCACGACCTCGCCGGTGTCGGGCATTTGGTAGGACACCAGCGCGAGGTGGGTGATCTCCAATAGTTCTTCCAGGCGAACTCCCGACAAGCGAAGTGTTTCGATGATCGCCCACGCCCAGAACGCCTCGTCCTCGCGGCGGGTCAGGTTGATTCTCTGGCCGGTGCCCAGGTTTTCCACCGTGATGGAGGGACTCGCTGGGTGCTCGGCTGCCGAGCGTGCGCGGTTGAGCGCCTTGCGGCGGTATCGGGTGCCGGCGTGGTCGAACACCTCGCCCGGTTCGACCTCGGCCGCCGCGTCCAGCAGTGCTGTCGTCTCGGCCAGGCACCGTTCGGCGGCATCGGCCAGCGCGGGCAGGTGCGGCAGACGCTCGCGCACGCGCTGATGCATCGCGGCCACGGTTTTCCTGCGGGCCTTGACGTATCCGAGGGTGTCGTTCTTGCGCACCGGACTGGGCACCGCCCACGGCACCCAACTCGGGTCTTCCAGCGCCCACTGCTGAATGTCGAGGTAGAACGCGCGCACCCGCATCAGGAGGGCGTGGATGTTCTTGCGTGGCCGCACCGTGCCGTCGGCTGCGGTGACGACTCGCGCTCGTTCCTTCCATGCCTGGGAGACCTCGTCGGGCAGGTGGAGGGTGTCGATGCCGGGGTGGTGTCGCTCGATGTCGACCCAGAAGGTGCCCACCAGCGCACCGAGCAGGCCCAGCAAGGAGTTGTAGTCCATCGCCGGGCGACGTTCATCGAGGTAGCGGATGAACACGTCACGGATCGGGCGGCAGCGGATGTCGTAGTCGTCCACCAACTCAGCGGTCGATCGTTGGCCGGGTCGCAGCGCGGACCGCAGGGTGAGGTCGGCCGGTGTCACTCCGATGGCGCCCAGGAGATCCCAAGCCACGTGCAGTCCCGGGATCGGTTTGCGCCGAGGCTGGACGTGAACGCTCCACGCGGACACCTCCAGGACGTCTTCGGCGGTCAACGCGTCGACGTCGGTACCGGTATGAAGCACGATCTTGCTGATCACGCGCAGCGCGTCACCACGGTTACGGCCGCTCAGCCCGCGTCCGGCTGCGGCGTTCTCGAGACGGGCGAACATCTCGGGCCGCATCACCTTCCGTACCCGATCGAGCAGGCCTTTGGCCTGGTAGGCGG
The nucleotide sequence above comes from Actinomycetota bacterium. Encoded proteins:
- a CDS encoding tyrosine-type recombinase/integrase, with product MTTATVAPEARRTRSPFVADERLLRRRRVGPVDRLPIGDVLGLLPCLPDWPTATEHRAVRLRGAATILNWLLAHPGEGWQDRWTVSGADHDTSWIDTLAPGDTRSAATKRQEHVAGLACLLMCRVVLPSYGFLAAYQAKGLLDRVRKVMRPEMFARLENAAAGRGLSGRNRGDALRVISKIVLHTGTDVDALTAEDVLEVSAWSVHVQPRRKPIPGLHVAWDLLGAIGVTPADLTLRSALRPGQRSTAELVDDYDIRCRPIRDVFIRYLDERRPAMDYNSLLGLLGALVGTFWVDIERHHPGIDTLHLPDEVSQAWKERARVVTAADGTVRPRKNIHALLMRVRAFYLDIQQWALEDPSWVPWAVPSPVRKNDTLGYVKARRKTVAAMHQRVRERLPHLPALADAAERCLAETTALLDAAAEVEPGEVFDHAGTRYRRKALNRARSAAEHPASPSITVENLGTGQRINLTRREDEAFWAWAIIETLRLSGVRLEELLEITHLALVSYQMPDTGEVVPLLQIVPSKGNEERLLLVSPELASVLATVITRLRAGNAGAVPLVARYDQHERLTGPPLPHLFQRAHGARREAMSPRTVYRLINTALAAAGMRDATGQPLAWRPHDFRRCFATEAVTGGLPVHIAARLLGHKNLATTETYTAVFQDDLIRSYRAFLDKRRATRPAEEYREPTEEEWREFQQHFQLRKVAMGDCGRPYGSSCQHEHACLRCAMLRVSPRQRPRLIEIIRNLGERISEARMNGWLGEVQGLEVSLEAAKRKLISLDRSLERSRNNGPVHLAVPVIGGSTHIS